One genomic region from Pongo abelii isolate AG06213 chromosome 4, NHGRI_mPonAbe1-v2.0_pri, whole genome shotgun sequence encodes:
- the SAR1B gene encoding GTP-binding protein SAR1b isoform X2 has protein sequence MTGETTSRSLTNLQLKSQRWKGGGRKIVMEIMATIFYASEELTIAGMTFTTFDLGGHVQARRVWKNYLPAINGIVFLVDCADHERLLESKEELDSLMTEETIANVPILILGNKIDRPEAISEERLRETFGLYGQTTGKGSVSLKELNARPLEVFMCSVLKRQGYGEGFRWMAQYID, from the exons ATGACCGGTGAGACAACATCACGCAGTCTAACAAACCTGCAACTGAAGTCCCAGAggtggaagggaggaggaagaaagatagTTATGGAAATAATGGCCACAATTTTTTATG cTTCAGAAGAATTGACCATTGCTGGCATGACGTTTACAACTTTTGATCTGGGTGGACATGTTCAAg CTCGAAGAGTGTGGAAAAACTACCTTCCTGCTATCAATGGCATTGTATTTCTGGTGGATTGTGCAGACCATGAAAGGCTGTTAGAGTCAAAAGAAGAACTTGAT tcaCTAATGACAGAAGAAACCATTGCTAATGTGCCTATACTGATTCTTGGGAATAAGATCGACAGACCTGAAGCCATCAGTGAAGAGAGGTTGCGAGAAACGTTTGGTTTATATGGTCAGACAACaggaaag GGGAGTGTATCTCTGAAAGAACTGAATGCCCGACCCTTAGAAGTTTTCATGTGTAGTGTGCTCAAAAGACAAGGTTACGGAGAAGGCTTCCGCTGGATGGCACAGTACATTGATTAA